The stretch of DNA ctcctccctctatcctatAGGATGTTGATCTGGACTTCCTGGCTAAGATGACCAATGGGTTCTCGGGTGCTGACCTTACAGAAATCTGCCAGCGGGCCTGTAAGCTGGCCATCAGAGAGTGCATCGAGAACGAGATTcgccgagagagggagaggcagaccaACCCTTCTGCTATGGTCAGTTCACACACGGCACACCTCGTTCACGCCATCTCTCTCTCGGTCTACTATTCTTTTTCAAttaccttcctccctccctctattcccGTCtccaggaggtggaggaggatgaCCCTGTGCCAGAGATCAGGAAGGACCACTTTGAGGAGGCCATGCGATTCGCCCGCCGCTCCGTCAGCGACAATGACATCCGCAAATACGAGATGTTTGCCCAGACACTGCAGCAGAGCCGAGGCTTTGGCAGCTtcaggtacgtgtgtgtgtgacagtgtttaATGTGCTATAATTATGCAATAATGCccgaggggttgtggtatatttaagcaataaggccagaggaggtgtggtatattgccaatatatcagaccgtataccacgggtacaacaaaacatttgtttttactgctctaattacattggtaaccagtttataatagcaatataaggcacctctggggtttgtggtatattggcaatataccacaccccctcgtgcctttattgcttaattataaactgggtggttcaagccctgagtgctgattggctgacagccatggtatgtCAGACCGTATaacagaacagcccttagccgtggtgtattggccatCTACCACACcctctctggccttattgctaaaatatgccacggctaagggctgttcttaggcgcgaagttcctggatacagcccttagctgtggtatattggccatatatacaTACGGCTTtaatgctgtttcagccaatcagcatccaggaccctaACTACCTGGTTTATAATGGtgactattgtctttctctcacaGGTTCCCATCCAGTGCTGCAGGGGGCAGTGGTCCAAGCCAGGGTACCGGGGGAACTGGCGGGGGGCCAGTGTTTAACGAGGATAACGATGACGACCTGTATGGATAGATGGACTGACGGATGGTGCCCAGCTCTTATGTGATCACACCTGTACAAACATTCAAACCTGATTGACTTTTTAGGACTCATCTTTCtttcatgtgtttttgttgtatGATTCCTCTCTGGTGGCGAAAGCGTGTAGCTACCTGGTTTGATCCTTCCTCAAACTGGAAGCTTCCGGTTTCTACAGACCACGCTCAGGCGTTTCTTTTACTGCCTGCTACGGGAAAGCGGGGCAGTGGATAGAGGTGAAAAGTTAAAGATGATTggttgactttgggggggggtgagtgGCCTCAGTTTATTATCACAACCCTATGTTTACCAGctataagaaagaaaaaaattgcAAWTTTTTTTATGAATAGTAGCATGTAATGTATGACGACAAGTTTGAAAATAAAATCTCACAAAATTACTGTAGTTTGATGATATTGAAAACTGTTCCACACTAGGTTCACCATAACAAAGTTGTCAAACCAGTTTGtcattattttagatgagatgTCAGAGGTTCAACTTACTATGTGGGACCAGGTATCAAACCCAGGCCATCTGCATGCTTTaggactgtgttagcccactgagctaaaaagCCTATGTATTTGCTCTGGGAGCTAACGTGAGCCCTCAGGTCTACAGGGCTAGTCCTAACACAAGCTTGTTCACTGAACTAACTCTGTTTTCTAGTGGTCACTAAACGTCCCATGGCACTCGAATTGAGTAGAAGTCTAAACCCTAGTGTCCTTCCCAACCTGGTCACCATACCActatggccacctaatcatcctgGCCTTCAATGGTCTCATATAGCATTAAATACCTGTAAATTACAATGGAAAGGAGTTGCGTGCACGAGCTGTCATGAATGTGTGACCTGTCATGAATATTTGTATTCAAAATGGTGGGCATTATTCAATGTCTACAATCCTGTATCTGACCACACTGTCACATTTACTAGGCCAAACCCATCCCAGGTTGCATAACAAAACAGACATTTAAAGGTCAAATTTTGTGagcactgtctgggagtggtttgagtggggagggaaaactgaaaattaactgttattggcagaggtttggaactctttcttattggtccatTATTGCCGTGTTCAAGCGCTAGTCGAAACTTGaaaatgtccgacttgctaatTGGTTGAACGCGACGtgtataataactacaaccagttagcaagtcggaaattTCAGAGTTCCTACTAGCACGTGAACTAataactaatttactgcatggtgatgtcaccatggaaggccaaaactccatcccacaaaaACAGGCTGAGATTTCAAGTGGTCTTTTCAAATGGCTCTCACACTAAAAGTGAAAATTATGAAATGgctcaatttcacagtattattccaacttcagagtggaaatatatataagacagactgcactggacctttaaggTTGGCTCTTTTCTTGTTTTGACACATGATGTTGAGTGTCAATGTTCTAATTCATGAGACCATGAGTGTGTTATTCTGAGACTGAAAATGGGTTATTTACATGTGGGCTGTTCATTGACTGTTGGTGCTCTGTAGATGACTATAGTTAGTTTTAGAAGTTTCCCAACCGTTTGGGTTACAGATAAACAGATCCATCCAGACTTTGACCTCTGTCTGTTTAAAACCAGCCTGACTACTGAGcatcacacacactctgacactcACAGAAGTCTGATTGGTAAGAACTATCACTCCTCACATTCTTACTCTAGCATGATACACACGGACATAACTTCTCACATTAGAGAACCTTCTCTCTTTCCACAGGGGGAAAGGCACCAGGGTGTTAGTGTGACTGATATGTACTATTGTGTATCTCTTCTCAGTTCTATCTTACATCACTATTTGCTCACATTGTGGTTCAGGCAATGGTGGACACGGTTACAGACTCCTAATCTACTGGAACAAACTACATTTAAACTGTAAAGCTGAAGCTGAAAGAAGTAGCAGATGGGGGGGATTCTGATTTGATCAGCATGACCTCAGACCACTCAACCTATTTTAGGCATTGTACTATACTTTAATACAATACTGTATCACGTGACATAGAGGATTATAATGCTATGATGTTAATCAGTAATGTGTTCCCATAAAGCCAGCCTGTGACTGTCATATAGTTGGATCAGCTATTTAGGTATAGAAACTAGGTTCTTATAGAGTTACGTTATGAAAGGTTCAGAAAGAgtttgaaagagagagactgagagaaaagagaggatttGCCTGTTTTAACTGTTGTATGAATATTTTAGGTATATTATCTTTCTCATTATATGTCACACATCTGAGTCCCCTGTGCTGAGTTAATGAATTCAAACATGAGTGATAATCAGTAACACAGCATTAAGACTTAGTCATGGTGATTTGCAACTGACACCAGGTCAACTGGGTCATACTCAGAGATCTATAGTGATGGTTTAGCCTCCAGAGCTGGACACCATGTTACTACCTCATATAACATTTAATTCGTCCATTCatgatgtgtgtttctgtgtgcttgTCTGTCTGCCAGTTTGCCTGCCTTTCAGAACCTCTGGACTGAACCATGAGTTCTTGCGTGACCCTGTCGTCAGGGCATAAGATTCCCCTGGTGGGGCTGGGGACCTGGAAGAGTGCCCCTGGACAGGTCAAAATGCTATTAATTCTCATTCAAAAAACGAACATCCACACAGATAACCTAAACCTTAACGTGTGTGTTGACTATCTGTGTCACTGTAGGTGAAGCAGGCTGTGCTGACGGCTCTAGACTGTGGCTACAGACACATTGATTGTGCTGCTGCGTACAGTAATGAGCAGGAGGTCGGGGAGGCACTGGCTCTGAGGCTGGGACCAGGAAAGGTGAGCCACACACTTTTTGATCAGAGCACTAGGAAAACCCTTCTGGAAagctgtgcatgtgtgttgatCCCCTGTTTTGCCCCCCAGGCCCTGCGTCGTGAGGATGTATTTCTGACCTCTAAGCTGTGGAACACCCAGCATCACCCTGACGATGTAGAGACCGCCTGTAGGAAGAGTCTAATACACCTGGGACTGAACTACCTGGACCTCTACCTCATGCATTGGCCCATGGCCTTCCagtgagcaacacacacacccctactcgCACCTCAATATGACTACACATTTGTACTAGAAACCCGTCCCAGACATGTTATGGTCCTCTGAGCTGCCTGTGTATTCTCCAGGCGTGGGACAGAGCTGATGCCCAAGCGGGCCGATGGGAGTGTGTGTTACGATGACATACACTACCAGGAAACATGGGTTGCCATGGAGAGCCTGGTTGATAAGGGGCTGGTCCGAGCCATCGGTCTGTCCAACTTCaacgccagacagacagacgatgtCATCAGCATCGCCAAACACAAGCCTGTAGTCAACCAGGTATGggactgtgtgtgtacagtatgtctgtgtaatATTCTCTGACTATGTGTGTTGGTGTAACTGTGTCTTTGTAGGTGGAGTGTCACCCATACCTGTCCCAGGCCAAGCTGCTGAGTCACTGCaggtaggtttgtgtgtgtgtgtaaggtagattgtgtagtggtgtgtgtgcccCTGTGTATGTCTGTAGgtttgtgtaactgtgtgtgtattccacggttgtaggtgtgtgtgtgtgtgtgtaatagtttGCGTATGTTCCAGGTCGGTAGGTGTATGTGTGACGGCCTACAGCCCCCTGGGTAGTGGTGACAGGCCCTGGGCCTCGCCTGATGAACCCTGCCTGCTGCAGGACCCTGGACTGGGGGCTATCGCCCTCCGCCACAGCATGACCCCTGCTCAGGTCATACTCAGGTAACACAGTacactgtaacacacaaacaTCTCCGTGTAACTAGCCACAGTGTAATGAGCAATTCTcaggtgagtgtctgtctgtgtctccagGTGGCAGGTACAGAGAGGGGTAGTCTGCAT from Salvelinus sp. IW2-2015 linkage group LG33, ASM291031v2, whole genome shotgun sequence encodes:
- the akr1a1a gene encoding aldo-keto reductase family 1 member A1-A, which translates into the protein MSSCVTLSSGHKIPLVGLGTWKSAPGQVKQAVLTALDCGYRHIDCAAAYSNEQEVGEALALRLGPGKALRREDVFLTSKLWNTQHHPDDVETACRKSLIHLGLNYLDLYLMHWPMAFQRGTELMPKRADGSVCYDDIHYQETWVAMESLVDKGLVRAIGLSNFNARQTDDVISIAKHKPVVNQVECHPYLSQAKLLSHCRSVGVCVTAYSPLGSGDRPWASPDEPCLLQDPGLGAIALRHSMTPAQVILRWQVQRGVVCIPKSVTPSRIQQNLQVFDFSLSDEDMKQMESFSRNERYIVPAVERDGKRVWRDAEHPHFPFNDPY